A window of Zingiber officinale cultivar Zhangliang chromosome 5A, Zo_v1.1, whole genome shotgun sequence contains these coding sequences:
- the LOC121983114 gene encoding mavicyanin-like: protein MAKRATSLTIAGLVLVAASFFSVLAAATTHVVGDSTGWRIPPGANDSFYSAWASARTFAVSDTLVFNFMNAQHDVVEVPIASFNSCSAANQIGSTYTTSPASLSVTTAGVHYYICGFPGHCQAGQRLAVTVTSSSASTPAAAPAPPTAPATGGGSSTVPSAPGPNSQVPGSAAGWAPSLAFLALSSLLASQFLF, encoded by the exons ATGGCGAAACGAGCGACGTCATTGACCATCGCCGGGCTCGTCTTGGTAGCCGCCAGCTTCTTCTCTGTCTTGGCCGCAGCCACCACTCACGTCGTCGGCGACAGCACCGGGTGGAGGATACCTCCGGGCGCCAACGACAGTTTCTACTCCGCTTGGGCTTCCGCGCGGACCTTCGCCGTCAGCGACACCTTGG TGTTCAATTTTATGAACGCGCAGCACGACGTGGTGGAAGTGCCGATCGCAAGCTTCAACTCCTGCTCCGCGGCAAACCAGATCGGGTCGACCTACACGACCAGCCCCGCCAGCTTGTCCGTCACCACAGCCGGCGTGCACTACTACATCTGCGGGTTCCCCGGGCACTGCCAGGCTGGCCAAAGGCTGGCTGTCACCGTCACCTCCTCCTCTGCCTCCACTCCCGCCGCCGCGCCGGCGCCTCCTACTGCTCCGGCAACGGGCGGCGGCAGCAGTACGGTGCCGTCGGCGCCCGGCCCTAATAGCCAGGTGCCCGGCTCGGCCGCCGGTTGGGCTCCATCCTTGGCATTCCTCGCTCTGTCGTCCCTGCTCGCCTCTCAGTTCCTGTTCTAA